TCGGCAGCGGTCGCCGCAGGCGCGGGCTTCCTGGTCTCCCCCGGCTGCACCCCCGCGCTGCTGGCGGCGATGCAGGACACCGGCGTGCCCTTCCTGCCCGGCACCTCGACCGTCTCCGAGGTGATGTCCGTGCTCGAGGCCGGCGTGACGGAGATGAAGTTCTTCCCCGCCGAGGCGGCCGGCGGGGCGCCGTACCTGCGCGCGGTCTCCGGCCCCCTCCCCCAGGCCCGGTTCTGCCCGACCGGCGGCGTCACGCCCGCGTCGGCGCCCGGCTACCTGGCCCTGCCCAACGTCGGCTGCGTCGGAGGCTCGTGGCTCACCCCAGCCGACGCCGTGGCCGCCGGGGACTGGGAGCGGATCAGCAAGCTCGCCGCGGAGGCCGCCGCGCTGCGGTGATCGTCAGGCGCGGCGGCCGAGGAGGGCCAGCAGCTCGACCAGCGGGGTCGCGCCGTCCGGCACGGGCAGCACCGGGCCGAAGGCCGGGCCCCGCTCGGCGGCCGCCTCGGGCGTCGAGAACGGGCGGGCGAAGGCGAGGCAGGCGGCGACATCGGTGTCGCTGGCCGCGAAGGGCCGCCCGAGGGCGGTGGCGAGGTCCCAGCCGTGGACCACGACCTCGTTGAGGGCGACGGCCGCAGCGACGTCACCGGGCAGGTCGAGGCCGCCAGCGGCGGTCATCCCGTCGTACGCCGCCGGGTCCCGCCACGCGTCGGCGAGCTGCCCGAGGTCCGACGCGATCCGCTCGCGCCAGCCGTCCTCCAGCCGGGAGGCGTCACCGCTGCCGCCCTGCTCCGAGCCGGGCGCGGGCGACTTCCGGGCCGCCTCGGTGAAGGCCCGGGCGAGGCCGCCGACGTGGTCGACGAGGTCACCGACGGAGTAGGCCGGGCACGGGGTCGGGAGGGTGAGCTGGTCGTCGCTCACCGAGGTCACCAGATCGCGCAGCGTGGCGGTGGCGGGTCCGAGATCGAGGGGGGTCATGACCGGTACCGACTCCTCGACCGCCACGGACTCATCGGCGCTGGGAGGCGAAGAAGCCGTCGAGCAGCGCGACCGACTCGTCGGCGAGCACCCCGGCGAGGACCTCGGGGCGGTGGTTGAGCCGGCGGTCGCGTACGACGTCCCACAACGAGCCGACGGCGCCGGCCTTGTCGTCGTACGCACCGAACACGACCCGGTCGACCCGGGACAGGACGGCCGCACCGGCGCACATGGTGCACGGCTCGAGGGTGACCACGAGGGTGCAGCCGGTGAGGCGCCACTCGCCCCGGGCGGCCGCTGCCTCCCGCAGGGCGACCACCTCGGCGTGGCCGGTCGGGTCGGCGTCGCGCTCGCGGACGTTGCGGCCCGTGCCGAGGACGACGCCGTCGTCGGACACGACGACGGCACCGATGGGCACGTCACCCGTGGCGAGGGCGGCGGCGGCCTCGGCGAGAGCGGCGCGCATCGGCTCCTCCCAGCGGGCGAGCGGTGCGCTCATGCGGGGTCCCCGACGAGTTGTTCGGCGCAGCGGAGCGGGGGAGAAGAACTCGGTGGGGTGTTCACGCGGAGGTCAGGCCGACGGTGTCGTCGAAGAGGTCGCCGAAGCCGAGGCCGCGGGCGATCTCGGAGAGCATCTCGTCGGGGTACAGCTCGTCGTCGTCGAGGATCGCGGCGAGGTCCATCGCGTCGACGCCGAGGTCGCTGAGCAGCTCGAGGTCGCCGGCGGGCTCGGGGTCGTCCTCGTCCTCGACCGGCGGCAGGCCGAGGTGCTCGAGCACGACAGCGGCCACCTCCCACTCGGTCGCGGCGGTGATGTCGGAGAGCATCACCCGGGTGCGTGGCCCGGTGACGCGGACGACCACGAAGAAGTCCTCCTCGACCGCGACCAGGCCCACGGCCCCACCGTCACCGGGGAAGCGCCGCAGCGCAGCGGCGAGGGTCTCGACGTCGGTGGCGTGGTCGGGCGACAGCTCGGCCACCTGCCACACGCCCTCCTCGCGGTAGGCGGCGAGGGCGAAGTCCACCGATTCGATGGCCGTGGCGGTCATGCGTCAAGCGTGGCACGGGACCGGTCACAGGACCAGAGGGTTTCCGCTCCGACGACATCCAGCCCGGACTCGGCCGAACGACCTGCGTCCACGGGTCGCCGCGCCCGCTCGCTCGGCGAGGTCGACGCCCGCCGGACCGCCGGTCCCCACTCGGCGGCTCGTGCGGCTCATCCAGCGACGCCACCGTCCGCGACCGGGGTCGCGTACCAGACGGTGCGGTGGGTCCACCGGCCCGGACCGAGGCGCGTGCCCGAGCACACCACGATGACGAGCTGCTCGGGTCCCCACCAGCGGAAGGCCTTCCTGCGCGGGACCTTCGCGGCGCCGTACTCCTTGCGCTGGGTGACCTGGTAGCAAGCCACCGCGGAGCCGTTGCCGAGCTCGAGGCGGTCCCCCGCGCGCAGCGAGCGCAGCAGCGCGTTGCCGAGCGCGGAGCCGTCGGGCCAGGTGTGCGCGGCCATGATCACGGTGCCCTCGCCGTCGCCGGGCAGGGCCTGCGGGTCGAGGCCCATCAGCCACTTGCCGCGCTTCGAGACCGGCGGGGTGCCGACCGCCCCGGACGCGGTACGACGCACACGGACCACTCGCGCGGAGCGACCGATCGCCGGGATGCTCGCCGTCGAGGGGTGGAACGGGGCAGGAGGGCTCACACACGCCCGGGCTGCACGGGACGGCGGGGCGGGCGCATCGGCCGACGCGCCGGGCACGACGGCACCGGCGAACGCGACGGTGAGGACCGCAGCGGCGGCGGTACGGCGGGCGCGGCTCACGTCGGGTCCTCGCTTCTCGAGCAGGGGGAGGGAAGGCCAAAGCGATCCCAAGGATCGGCACGGACGCTAGGCGGGCTCGCGAGGCGACCTTCGCGCCTTGCTCGAATCGACCGGGAAATGTCCCCCGAAAGGGGGACAGAAAAGCCGCCAGGGGTCCGATTTCCCGACCCCTTCTCGGGTGAGAGAGCAATACCAGCGACTCACTCGGCGCGGGCGTCCTGCGACGGGATCATCAGGCCGTCGCGGATGGCCTCGCGGTTGAGGTCGATCTTGGTCCGCACCGGACGCCCGGCCTCGGCGTACTTCGCCTTCACGCGCTCCAGGTACTTCTTGACGGTGTCCCGCTTGACTCCGAGCGCGACGGCCACGGCGTCGAGGGTCAGGCCGGAGGCGTAGAGGACCAGGGCACGCTCCTCCTGGTCGCTCAGCCGCGGCCGCCGGGCGTCGCCGGCCATCACGCTCGCCAGCTCCGGCGTGATCCACTGACGGCGCTCGAGGACCGCCCACACCGCGGCGACGATGTCGTCCTCGCTGTCCCTCTTCCCGACGAAACCGGACACTCCGGCCCGGATCATCGAACGCACCAGGGGCACGGAGGCCATCGCCGAGAGGACCAGGACGCGCAGTCCCGAGCGCACCAGCCGCTCGACGACGGCCGGGTCGGCGTCGCGCCCCCGGTCGACGACGAGGTCCAGGACCACCACGTGCGGCCGGGTCAGCGGGGTGCCCGCCGCCATCCACGCCACGAGCTCGTCGAGCGTCTCGCACGAGTGCACGACCCGCAGCCCGGTCTGGCGACCGAGGAGCTCCTCGGTCCGCAGCCGTTGGAGCCGGTGGTCCTCGACGATCGCCACGCGCCAGTACCCGGGCACTGCCTCGTGCGCCTCGTCCACGGGCACAGTCCTCCTCGTCCTCACTCATCGCCTGAATTCCGCTCCCCCGGCGAATCGGACGGATCTTGACATGTCCTCATGACGCGATGTCGGGCACGGAATTCCGATTTCGCGTGGTTCGACCGAAGAATTCCGGCGCGGGCCCGGAATCAATTCCGCCACCTTCGCCCGGCCGGCCCTGCGCGTCCTCCCGACGCGCTCGACTGCCACACGGGCATCGCGGTGTCCTAGGCTCACCACCATGCGCACCCTGGTCGTGGATCACCCCCTCGTCGCCCACAAGCTGACCGTGCTCCGCGACAGGGAAACCGACTCCCCGACCTTCCGGTCCCTGGCCGACGAGCTGGTCACCCTGCTGGCCTACGAGGCCACCCGCGACGTCCGCGTCGAGCCGACCGAGATCGAGACGCCGGTGGCGCCGACGACCGGCACCCGGCTCGCGACGCCCCGCCCGCTCGTCGTTCCCATCCTGCGGGCCGGCCTCGGCATGCTCGACGGCATGGTCCGGCTGCTGCCGACCGCCGAGGTGGGCTTCCTGGGCATGGTCCGCAACGAGGAGACGCTCGAGGCGACGACGTACGCCGAGCGCCTGCCGGAGGACCTGTCCGGGCGCCAGTGCTACGTGGTCGACCCGATGCTCGCCACCGGCGGCACCCTCGCGGCGGCGATCCGCTTCCTGGTGGACCGCGGCGCCGACCACATCACCGCGGTGTGCCTGCTGGCCGCCCCCGAGGGCTGCGCGCGCCTCGAGGAGGAGCTGGGCGACCTCGAGATCCCGGTGACCATCGTCACCGCGGCGATGGACGAGCGGCTCAACGAGAAGGGCTACATCGTCCCGGGACTCGGCGACGCCGGCGACCGGATGTACGGCATCGCCGCAGGCTGAGACCTCAGGCGGGCGGCCGCGGGGCCGATGGACCCCGCATGACCCGCAGTCCGTTCGTCCGGATCGCCGCCACCGGCGCCGTCGCGGCCCTCGCCCTGGCGACCACGGTCCTGACCGGCCCGGCGTACGCCGCCCGGGACCGTGACCACGACCGCATGCCCGACCGCTGGGAGGCCCGCCACGGCCTCGACCCGCGCAAGGCCGACGCCCGCAAGGACGCCGACCACGACGGGCTCACCAACCTGGTGGAGTACCGGCGGCGCTCGGACCCGACGGACGAGGACACCGACGACGACGGGCAGGACGACGGCGACGAGGTCCACGACCGCACGGGGAGCACCCGCTTGCTCCGCGCGGACACCGACCGCGACGGCGTACCGGACGGCGACGAGGACAGCGACGGCGACGGGGTCGCGAACGAGGACGAGGACGACCTCCGCGAGAGCTGCCGCGCCGACGACGACGACACCGACCGCGACGGGGTCGACGACGAGGACGAGAACGACGCCGTCGACGACGACGCGCCGGACGACCTGACGTCCGACGACGGGACCGACGACGGGACCGACGACGGGACCGACGACGACTCGAGCGATCGCTGCGCCTCCCACCACGGCGGGGACGAGTCCTCCGACGACGACGCCGACGACCCGGATCTCGACGACTGAGCCTGCCCCGGACGAGCCGCCGTCCACCCCGGTCCCACTGAGCGCAACGGGTATCCCCTAGATGTACGTCACACGTAAGACGGGCCCCGTGAAGGGGTGAGGTCTGTGTAACTTGGCTCGCGCTGTATCCACAGAATGGCTGGAGGCTCGATGCTCATCGGCATCCCGCGCGAGTCGAAACAGGGCGAAACCCTGGTCGCGGCAACCGCAAAGACCGTAACCCAACTGACCAACCTCGGCTACGACGTGATCGTCGAGTCGGGCGCCGGCGACCTCGCCGACCAGCCCGACACCGCGTTCACGGAGGCCGGGGTGCGCGTCGGGACGACGCAGGAGGTGTGGGCCGCCGACGTCGTGGTCAAGGTCAACGCCCCCTCCGACGAGGAGATCGGCCGGCTCCGCCCGGGCGCCACGATCATCTCGATGATGGCGCCGGGCCGCAGCCCGGAGCTGCTGGAGAGGCTGCAGGCCCAGGGCGTGACGGCGCTGGCCATGGACGCGGTGCCGCGGATCTCGCGCGCGCAGTCGATGGACGTGCTGTCCTCGATGGCCAACGTCGCGGGCTACCGCGCCGTCGTCGAGGCGGCCCACGAGTTCGGCCGGATGTTCACCGGCCAGGTCACCGCCGCCGGCAAGATCCCGCCGGCCCGCGTCTTCGTCGTGGGTGCCGGTGTCGCCGGCCTCGCCGCGATCGGCGCGGCCTCCGCGATGGGCGCCATCGTCCGCGCGTTCGACGTGCGTCCCGAGGTCGCCGAGCAGGTCGAGTCGATGGGCGCGGAGTTCGTGCACGTCGACATGGAGCAGGAGGTCTCCTCCGACGGCTACGCCAAGGAGATGTCCGAGGCCCAGGTCGCCGCGACCGCCGCGATGTACGACGAGGAGGCGCGTGCCGCCGACATCGTCATCACGACCGCGCTGATCCCGGGACGTCCCGCTCCGTCGCTGATCACCGCCGAGACGGTCGCCGGGATGAAGAACGGCTCGGTCATCGTCGACATGGCGGCCGCCAACGGCGGCAACGCCGCGGGCACCGTGGCCGACGAGAAGGTCGTCACCGACAACGGCGTCACGATCCTCGGCTACACCGACCTCGCCGGCCGACTGGCCGCGCAGACGTCGCAGCTGTACGGCACCAACATCGTCAACCTGCTCAAGCTGCTGACCCCGGAGAAGGACGGCAACCTGGGCCTGGACTTCGACGACGTCGTCCAGCGCGGCATCACCGTCGTCGACGGGCGCGGTGCTGCCGACGGTGGGTCGGCGCAGGTCACGTGGCCGCCGCCGGCCGTGCAGGTCTCGGCCGCCCCGGCCGCGGCCCCCGCGGCCGTCGCCGAGCCGAAGCCGGAGAAGGCTCCGCTCTCGGCCGGCACGAAGGTCGGTCTCACGCTCGGCGCCATCGCACTGTTCTGGCTGGTCAACGCGCTGGCCCCGACCGACGAGCTGCGCCGCCACTTCACCGTGCTGATGCTCTCGATCGTGATCGGCTACTACGTCATCGGCAAGGTCGCGCACGCGCTGCACACGCCGCTGATGTCGGTCACGAACGCCATCTCCGGCGTCGTCGTGGTCGGTGCGCTGGTGCAGGTCGCGACCGACGACAAGCTGGTGCTCGGCATGTCCGTGGTCGCCATCCTGCTCGCCTCGATCAACGTCTTCGGTGGGTTCGCGGTCACCCGCCGCATGCTCGCGATGTTCAGCAAGGGAGCCTGATCCATGGACATCAACTCCATCACCGGTGCGGCGTACATCGTCGCCGCCCTGCTGTTCATCCTGTCGCTGGCGGGCCTGTCCCGGCACGAGTCGGCCAAGAGCGGCCTGACGTTCGGCATCGTCGGCATGGCGGTCGCCCTGGTCGCGACCGTCGCGGGCGTCATCGACGTCAGCGAGCTCGTCGACGACCGCGCCCTGGTCATCATCTTGATGCTGGCCGCGATCGCGGTCGGTGGGGCGATCGGCCTGTGGCGCGCGCGCATCGTCGAGATGACCGGCATGCCCGAGCTGATCGCGATGCTCCACTCGTTCGTCGGCCTCGCGGCCGTCGCGATCGGCTGGAACGGCCACGTCCTCGGCTCGCACGACTCGCTCCCCAGCCTGGTCAACATCCACGAGGCCGAGGTCGCGATCGGCATCTTCATCGGTGCGGTCACCTTCACCGGCTCGATCGTCGCCAACCTGAAGCTGTCGGCGAGGATCTCGTCGGCCCCGCTGATGCTGCCCGGCAAGAACCTGATCAACGTCGGCTCGCTGGTGCTCTTCGCGGTCCTGACCGCGTTCTACGTCGGCCTCGACACCCACGACAACACCTCGGCCGACATCCTGCTGGGCGTGCTGACGGTGCTGGCGCTCTTCCTCGGCTGGCACCTCGTGGCCTCGATCGGCGGCGGCGACATGCCGGTCGTGGTGTCGATGCTCAACTCGTACTCCGGTTGGGCCGCGGCCGCGTCGGGCTTCCTGCTCGGCAACGACCTGCTGATCGTCACCGGTGCCCTCGTCGGCTCCTCCGGTGCGTACCTGTCGTACATCATGTGCAAGGCGATGAACCGCTCGTTCATCTCCGTGATCGCGGGTGGCTTCGGCATCGCCGCCCCTGCGGGCGACGACGTCGACTACGGCGAGCACCGCGAGATCCAGGCCGACGCCGTCGCCGAGCTCCTCGCCAACGCCGGCTCCGTCGTGATCACGCCGGGCTACGGCATGGCCGTCGCGCAGGCGCAGTACCCCGTCGCCGACCTCACCGCGAAGCTGCGGGCCAAGGGCGTCGACGTCCGCTTCGGCATCCACCCCGTCGCGGGTCGCCTCCCGGGCCACATGAACGTGCTGCTCGCCGAGGCCAAGCTGCCCTACGACATCGTGCTCGAGATGGACGAGATCAACGACGACTTCCCCGACACCGACGTCGTGCTGGTCATCGGCGCCAACGACACGGTCAACCCGGCCGCGTCCGAGGACCCGTCCTCCCCGATCGCCGGCATGCCGGTCCTCGAGGTCTGGAACGCCAAGGACGTCATCGTCTTCAAGCGCTCCATGGCCGCCGGCTACGCCGGTGTCCAGAACCCGCTGTTCTTCCGCGAGAACAGCCAGATGCTGTTCGGCGACGCGAAGGACCGCGTCGAGGACATCGTCAAGGCGCTCGGCTGACACCAGCCGTACGACGAGGGCCCGGATCCGCTGCGGCGGATCCGGGCCCTCGCTCGTTCGTGCGTCCGCTCAGAGCAGGATCTCGGCGAGCGGCTCGTAGCGCGGCGCACGACGGGGCCCCTCCCCCAGGTGGGACGCGATGACGGAGATCGCCTCGAGCGGCCAGGTCGGCCCCTCGTAGGTCTCCAGCAGCCGCACCCAGCTGGACATCTCGGTGGGGTGAGCGCCGGTGCGGGCGATGGTGACGTGGGGCCGGAACCGCTGCCCGTCGACCTCGATCCCGCAGGCGACGGCAGCGTTGCGGGCCCGGACCGCGGCGGTCGCCAGGACGTCGTCCCCGCCGGTCACCCCGGTGGCCAGCACACGGCCCTCGGCGACGTTCGGGAAGACGACGGCGCCGGCCAGGGACAGCTCCACCGGGGCGAGTCCGTCGAGGGACTCGGCCAGGCGGTCGACGTAGACGTCGACGCGGCGCTCCTCGGCCTCGGGCATGAAGGCGAGGGTCAGGTGGAGCTGCTCGGTCCGGGTCCAGCGGAAGGGCGCGGCCGCGCGGCGCGGGTCGAGGAAGACGTCGAGGTGGCCGATGGCGTCGGGGGGCGGGACGACCGCCGCGAAGATCCGCATCGCGGCGTCTAGACCTGGGTGCCGACCAGCTGGCCGATGCCGTACGTGACGGCCATCGCGAGCAGGCCGCCCAGGACGTTGCGCACGACGGCCCGGCTCGGAGGTCCGTAGCCGAACCGAGCGCTCGCCCACCCGGTCACGGCGAGTGCTGCGACCACGGCGACCACCGTCACCGGCACCCGCGTCCCGGAGCCGAACAGGACGATGGTGAGCAGCGGCAGCAGGGCGCCGAGCGTGAAGGACAGCATCGACGCGAAGGCCGCGTTCCACGGGTTGGTGAGGTCGTCGGGGTCGATCCCGAGCTCGGCCTCGGCGTGCGCACCGAGCGCGTCGTGGTCGGTGAGCTGCTGGGCCACCTGGAGCGCGAGGTCGGGGTCGAGCCCCTTGTCGACGTACAGGCCGGCGAGCTCGGCGAGCTCGTCCTCGGGATCCTCGCGCAGCTCCCTGCGCTCCTTGGCCAGCAGCGCCTCCTCGGAGTCGCGCTGGGTGCTGACCGAGACGTACTCTCCTGCGCCCATGCTCATCGCGCCGGCCGCGAGGCCCGCGATGCCGGCGACCAGGATCGCCGTGCGGTCGTTGGTCGCACCGGCGACGCCGAGCACGATGCCCGCCGTCGACACGATGCCGTCGTTGGCTCCGAGCACCCCTGCCCGCAACCAGTTCAGCCGGTCGTTGAGGCCCTCCCGGTGGGGCTCGTCCTCATGGGGTCCGATCACCTGTCCTGTCGCATCCGCATCGACCACGCTCCCATCATCCCCGACCGGGAGGCGGGTGTGCGACCGAGTTGTGCCGACGACGCGCGACCGGCCGCGACGAGACGTCGCGGCCGGTCGGGTGGGAACGAGGGGTCAGAGGCCGAGGTCGCGGCCGATGAGCTCCTTCATGATCTCGTTCGAGCCGGCCCAGATCTTGGTGACCCGGGCGTCGCGCCAGGCCCGGGCCACGCGGTACTCGTTCATGAACCCGTAGCCGCCGTGGATCTGGACGCAGTGGTCGAGCACCTCGGACTGGACCTGCGAGGAGAACCACTTGGCCTTCGCGGCGTCGATCGCGGTCAGCGTCTTCTGCGAGTGGTTGAGCACGCACTTGTCGATGTAGGCCTCGGCCGCCTCGATCCGGGTGACCAGGTCGGCCAGCAGGAACTTGTTGTGCTGGAAGGTGCCGATCGGGGCACCGAACGCCTGGCGCTCCTTGGCGTACTCGATGGTCTCGAGCAGGATCTGCTTGGCGTGCGCGATGTTGGCGACCGCGCACCCGAGGCGCTCCTGCGGGAGCTTCTGCATCATGTGGATGAAGCCCATGTTGAGCTCGCCGATGATCTCGGCGTCGGTGACGCGCAGGTTCTCGAAGAACAGCTCGGCGGTGTCGGACTCCTCCATGCCGACCTTGTCGAGCTTGCGGCCACGCGAGAACCCCTCGGCGCTCGCCTCGATGCCGAACAGCGTGATGCCCTTGGGGCCCTTCTCCGGGTCGGTGCGCACGGCCGTGACGAACAGGTCGCCGGAGTAGCCGTTGGTGATGAAGGTCTTCGAGCCGTTGATGATCCACGAGTCGCCGTCACGCACCGCCGTGGTCTTCAGCGCGGCGAGGTCCGAGCCGCCCGACGGCTCGGTCATCCCGATGCCGAGCAGGATCTCGCCGGAGGCGACACCGGGCAGCCAGCGCTGCTTCTGCTCCTCGGTGCCGAGCTCGACGATGTACGGCGCGGTGATGTCGGCGTGGATGCCGTGACAGGTGGGGTACGCCGCACCGACCTTGGCCAGCTCCTCCTGCAGCACGGCGTTGAACCGGAAGTCGCCGGCGTCCGAGCCGCCGTACTCCTCGGGGATGCACAGGCCGAGCAGCCCCTGCTTGCCGGCCTCGAGCCAGAACTCGCGCGGCAGCGCCTTGGCCTTGATGTGCTCCTCCGCGTGCGGCAGCACCGAGCGGTCCACGAACTCCTTGACGGATGCGCGGAAGGCCTCGTGGTCCTCGTCGTAGATCTCACGCTTCATGCCGGCGACTCTACTCGCGAGTCACATCGGCGGTCGTTGTCCCCGAGCACAACAAAACCGGCCCCGTCGTTGGTCGCCCGAAACGATCAGGAGGCGGCCGAGACCAGCTCCCCGCAGCCGCACGCGGCCTGCACCTCGGCGTACAGGTCCGTTCCCTGCCGACCCCACAGCCCGTTGACGATGAGGGCGGTCGGACCTGCGACGAGGGCCTGCTTGTCGTCGTACAGGTTGTCCTGGGCGTACTTCCGGGCCGCGTCGGCCGAGGGCATCTCGACCCAGATGACGGTCTGCAGGAGCGCCGGGAGCCCGACGTCGACGGCGTCCTGGTCGCCGTAGCAGTCGAGCTGGCGGAAGTCGACCTGCCCGGAGACCCCGGTCTCGTTGGGGCTCCACCTCACGATCGCGCACGACGGGTTGTCGCTGGTCAGGTCGGCCGTCGCGGTCTCGACGGCCGCGAAGTCGAGGCGCTGGTCCGGGTCGGCCGGTCCGCCACCCGCCGGGGTCTCGGACGGGTCGGGCTCGGGCGCCGGCGGCGTCGACCCGGGCGCCGAGGTCTGGTCCGAGGCGGACGGGTCGTCCCCGCCGTCCGAGCCGCAGGCGGTGGTCGTGGGGAGCAGGAGGAGGGCGCCGGCGAGGAGGGCGGCCGGGCGTCGCAGGGCAGAGGTCACGGCTCCATCCAGTCACGAGCCGCCCGAGGACCGCATCAGGGAACGACCCCAATCCGGTGGTGCGCCGGCACTACGCTTCCTCCGTGCCCAGCCGTCGACTCGTCGAGAGGGAGGCGAGCCTCGCGCAGGCCGGCGCTGCCCTCGATCGGCTGCGCGCCGGGCACGGTGCTGCGCTCTGCCTGCTCGGGCCCGCAGGGGCCGGCAAGACCTCCCTGCTCGACTCGATCCTGGCCGCGGCCGGTGACCTGCGTGTCCTGCACGCGGCGGCGGGCGAGCTCGAGGCGCACTCGCCGTACGGCGTCGTCCGGCACCTGTTCGGCCGCGTGCTCACCGCGCTCGACCCGGACGCGCTCGACGGCCTCGACGGCCTCGCGCACGGCGCGGCCCGGGCGGCGGTCGACCTCGTGCTGCACCGCGGCGAGCCGGTCGGCGACCCGTCGGTGATGCTCAACAGCCTGTACTGGCTGCTCGACGGGCTCGTCGCCGACGGCCCGCTGGTGCTGGCCGTCGACGACGCGCACTGGGCGGACGAGGCGTCCCTGCTGTTCTGCCGGCACCTGCTGAGCCGGGCCGGCGAGCTGCCGGTGCTGCTCGTCGTCGCGGCCCGCGACATCCTGCCCGAGCGCCGCAGCCCCGCCCTGGCGGCGCTGGTGGCCGACTCGGCACGGGTCGACCTCGAGCCGCTCAGCGTTGCCGGCGTCCGATCCTGCCTGGCCGA
This genomic interval from Nocardioides kongjuensis contains the following:
- a CDS encoding Re/Si-specific NAD(P)(+) transhydrogenase subunit alpha, producing the protein MLIGIPRESKQGETLVAATAKTVTQLTNLGYDVIVESGAGDLADQPDTAFTEAGVRVGTTQEVWAADVVVKVNAPSDEEIGRLRPGATIISMMAPGRSPELLERLQAQGVTALAMDAVPRISRAQSMDVLSSMANVAGYRAVVEAAHEFGRMFTGQVTAAGKIPPARVFVVGAGVAGLAAIGAASAMGAIVRAFDVRPEVAEQVESMGAEFVHVDMEQEVSSDGYAKEMSEAQVAATAAMYDEEARAADIVITTALIPGRPAPSLITAETVAGMKNGSVIVDMAAANGGNAAGTVADEKVVTDNGVTILGYTDLAGRLAAQTSQLYGTNIVNLLKLLTPEKDGNLGLDFDDVVQRGITVVDGRGAADGGSAQVTWPPPAVQVSAAPAAAPAAVAEPKPEKAPLSAGTKVGLTLGAIALFWLVNALAPTDELRRHFTVLMLSIVIGYYVIGKVAHALHTPLMSVTNAISGVVVVGALVQVATDDKLVLGMSVVAILLASINVFGGFAVTRRMLAMFSKGA
- the upp gene encoding uracil phosphoribosyltransferase, which translates into the protein MRTLVVDHPLVAHKLTVLRDRETDSPTFRSLADELVTLLAYEATRDVRVEPTEIETPVAPTTGTRLATPRPLVVPILRAGLGMLDGMVRLLPTAEVGFLGMVRNEETLEATTYAERLPEDLSGRQCYVVDPMLATGGTLAAAIRFLVDRGADHITAVCLLAAPEGCARLEEELGDLEIPVTIVTAAMDERLNEKGYIVPGLGDAGDRMYGIAAG
- a CDS encoding VIT family protein; the encoded protein is MIGPHEDEPHREGLNDRLNWLRAGVLGANDGIVSTAGIVLGVAGATNDRTAILVAGIAGLAAGAMSMGAGEYVSVSTQRDSEEALLAKERRELREDPEDELAELAGLYVDKGLDPDLALQVAQQLTDHDALGAHAEAELGIDPDDLTNPWNAAFASMLSFTLGALLPLLTIVLFGSGTRVPVTVVAVVAALAVTGWASARFGYGPPSRAVVRNVLGGLLAMAVTYGIGQLVGTQV
- a CDS encoding response regulator, which produces MDEAHEAVPGYWRVAIVEDHRLQRLRTEELLGRQTGLRVVHSCETLDELVAWMAAGTPLTRPHVVVLDLVVDRGRDADPAVVERLVRSGLRVLVLSAMASVPLVRSMIRAGVSGFVGKRDSEDDIVAAVWAVLERRQWITPELASVMAGDARRPRLSDQEERALVLYASGLTLDAVAVALGVKRDTVKKYLERVKAKYAEAGRPVRTKIDLNREAIRDGLMIPSQDARAE
- the thpR gene encoding RNA 2',3'-cyclic phosphodiesterase, with the translated sequence MRIFAAVVPPPDAIGHLDVFLDPRRAAAPFRWTRTEQLHLTLAFMPEAEERRVDVYVDRLAESLDGLAPVELSLAGAVVFPNVAEGRVLATGVTGGDDVLATAAVRARNAAVACGIEVDGQRFRPHVTIARTGAHPTEMSSWVRLLETYEGPTWPLEAISVIASHLGEGPRRAPRYEPLAEILL
- the pntB gene encoding Re/Si-specific NAD(P)(+) transhydrogenase subunit beta, which gives rise to MDINSITGAAYIVAALLFILSLAGLSRHESAKSGLTFGIVGMAVALVATVAGVIDVSELVDDRALVIILMLAAIAVGGAIGLWRARIVEMTGMPELIAMLHSFVGLAAVAIGWNGHVLGSHDSLPSLVNIHEAEVAIGIFIGAVTFTGSIVANLKLSARISSAPLMLPGKNLINVGSLVLFAVLTAFYVGLDTHDNTSADILLGVLTVLALFLGWHLVASIGGGDMPVVVSMLNSYSGWAAAASGFLLGNDLLIVTGALVGSSGAYLSYIMCKAMNRSFISVIAGGFGIAAPAGDDVDYGEHREIQADAVAELLANAGSVVITPGYGMAVAQAQYPVADLTAKLRAKGVDVRFGIHPVAGRLPGHMNVLLAEAKLPYDIVLEMDEINDDFPDTDVVLVIGANDTVNPAASEDPSSPIAGMPVLEVWNAKDVIVFKRSMAAGYAGVQNPLFFRENSQMLFGDAKDRVEDIVKALG
- a CDS encoding class F sortase yields the protein MSRARRTAAAAVLTVAFAGAVVPGASADAPAPPSRAARACVSPPAPFHPSTASIPAIGRSARVVRVRRTASGAVGTPPVSKRGKWLMGLDPQALPGDGEGTVIMAAHTWPDGSALGNALLRSLRAGDRLELGNGSAVACYQVTQRKEYGAAKVPRRKAFRWWGPEQLVIVVCSGTRLGPGRWTHRTVWYATPVADGGVAG
- a CDS encoding tRNA adenosine deaminase-associated protein — its product is MTATAIESVDFALAAYREEGVWQVAELSPDHATDVETLAAALRRFPGDGGAVGLVAVEEDFFVVVRVTGPRTRVMLSDITAATEWEVAAVVLEHLGLPPVEDEDDPEPAGDLELLSDLGVDAMDLAAILDDDELYPDEMLSEIARGLGFGDLFDDTVGLTSA
- a CDS encoding nucleoside deaminase, giving the protein MSAPLARWEEPMRAALAEAAAALATGDVPIGAVVVSDDGVVLGTGRNVRERDADPTGHAEVVALREAAAARGEWRLTGCTLVVTLEPCTMCAGAAVLSRVDRVVFGAYDDKAGAVGSLWDVVRDRRLNHRPEVLAGVLADESVALLDGFFASQRR
- the eda gene encoding bifunctional 4-hydroxy-2-oxoglutarate aldolase/2-dehydro-3-deoxy-phosphogluconate aldolase → MSAPESALDLVPVLPVVVIDDLATAVPIARALVDGGLPAIELTLRTPAALDAIRLIAAEVPEIALGAGTIVTPSQASAAVAAGAGFLVSPGCTPALLAAMQDTGVPFLPGTSTVSEVMSVLEAGVTEMKFFPAEAAGGAPYLRAVSGPLPQARFCPTGGVTPASAPGYLALPNVGCVGGSWLTPADAVAAGDWERISKLAAEAAALR
- a CDS encoding TIGR03086 family metal-binding protein gives rise to the protein MTPLDLGPATATLRDLVTSVSDDQLTLPTPCPAYSVGDLVDHVGGLARAFTEAARKSPAPGSEQGGSGDASRLEDGWRERIASDLGQLADAWRDPAAYDGMTAAGGLDLPGDVAAAVALNEVVVHGWDLATALGRPFAASDTDVAACLAFARPFSTPEAAAERGPAFGPVLPVPDGATPLVELLALLGRRA